Proteins encoded within one genomic window of Amorphoplanes friuliensis DSM 7358:
- a CDS encoding cytochrome c oxidase assembly protein has product MQHAELPAFTIAAGDTVPPPFSVGEIFSQIRLTSLLALFLLVAAAVYLYGVHRMRQRGDHWPPGRTVAFIVGGLGSLAAVTVTGIEAYDTTLLSVHMVQHMVLSMVGPIFLALGAPVTLALRTLPVDHRKLLLRVLHSRPVAVITFPLVAFGLFIANPFVLYFTGLYRATLEHAWLHEFIHVHFIITGCLFFWPLLGLDPLPNRWPYPARALLMVLSVPFHTVLGLTIMQSRTLLGGDWYPNLHLAWSNPWNDQVVAGGILWAGGEIVSVTMLGILVLQWIKQSEREAKRIDRALDRAEAAEQAEAVTSATKITDRTASVRPQPDGD; this is encoded by the coding sequence GTGCAGCACGCCGAATTGCCCGCGTTCACGATCGCCGCGGGGGATACTGTCCCCCCGCCGTTCAGCGTCGGTGAGATCTTCAGCCAGATCCGCCTGACCAGCCTGCTCGCGCTCTTCCTGCTGGTCGCGGCGGCCGTCTACCTGTACGGCGTCCACCGCATGCGGCAGCGCGGTGACCACTGGCCGCCGGGCCGCACGGTCGCGTTCATCGTCGGCGGCCTGGGCTCGCTCGCGGCCGTGACGGTCACCGGGATCGAGGCGTACGACACCACGCTGCTCAGCGTGCACATGGTGCAACACATGGTCCTGTCCATGGTGGGCCCGATCTTCCTGGCCCTCGGCGCACCGGTGACGCTGGCGCTGCGCACCCTGCCGGTCGATCACCGCAAGCTGCTGCTCCGCGTGCTCCACAGCCGCCCGGTCGCCGTGATCACGTTCCCGCTGGTCGCGTTCGGATTGTTCATCGCGAACCCGTTCGTCCTCTACTTCACCGGTCTCTACCGCGCGACCCTCGAGCACGCCTGGCTGCACGAGTTCATCCACGTGCACTTCATCATCACCGGCTGCCTGTTCTTCTGGCCGCTGCTGGGCCTGGACCCGCTGCCCAACCGCTGGCCCTACCCCGCCCGCGCCCTGCTCATGGTCCTGTCCGTGCCGTTCCACACGGTGCTCGGCCTGACGATCATGCAGAGCCGCACGCTGCTCGGCGGCGACTGGTACCCGAACCTGCACCTGGCCTGGTCGAACCCGTGGAACGACCAGGTCGTGGCGGGCGGCATCCTGTGGGCCGGCGGCGAGATCGTCAGCGTCACGATGCTGGGCATCCTGGTCCTGCAGTGGATCAAGCAGTCCGAGCGCGAGGCCAAGCGGATCGACCGGGCCCTGGACCGCGCCGAGGCCGCCGAGCAGGCCGAGGCCGTCACCTCGGCGACCAAGATCACAGACCGGACCGCCTCGGTACGACCACAGCCGGACGGCGACTGA
- a CDS encoding NTP transferase domain-containing protein: protein MTPAVCAVVLAAGEGQRLRPLTELLPKALCPVGNVALLDRALARIAGLGLTGPTDVAVNAAYLADQVVAHVGDRAHLSVEPDGPLGTSGGIGRLLPWINGRGVLVGNADAYLADPHRDPGKDIEALLESWTGETVRMLTRPIPEGGQGGFSGHRFAGFSLLPWRYTQNLSDKPSDLVRTAWRPAEAAGELELVTYEGLYIDTGTPADYLKANLHAAAGLTDPSATLDGTASESVIGAGAQVHGQINRCVIWPGATVAANETLHSTIRAGTTLTVPA from the coding sequence ATGACCCCCGCTGTCTGCGCGGTCGTGCTCGCCGCCGGTGAGGGCCAACGACTGCGCCCCCTCACCGAACTGCTGCCCAAGGCCCTCTGCCCGGTCGGCAACGTCGCGCTGCTCGACCGGGCGCTGGCCCGCATCGCCGGCCTGGGCCTGACCGGCCCCACCGACGTGGCCGTCAACGCGGCCTACCTGGCCGACCAGGTAGTGGCCCACGTCGGCGACCGCGCCCACCTGTCGGTCGAGCCCGACGGCCCCCTGGGCACCTCCGGCGGCATCGGCCGCCTCCTCCCCTGGATCAACGGCCGCGGCGTCCTGGTCGGCAACGCGGACGCCTACCTGGCCGACCCCCACCGAGACCCCGGCAAGGACATCGAAGCCCTCCTCGAATCCTGGACGGGCGAAACAGTCCGCATGCTCACCCGCCCCATCCCCGAAGGCGGCCAGGGCGGCTTCAGCGGCCACCGCTTCGCCGGCTTCTCCCTCCTCCCCTGGCGCTACACCCAAAACCTCTCGGACAAACCCTCCGACCTGGTACGCACCGCCTGGCGCCCAGCCGAAGCAGCCGGCGAGCTCGAGTTGGTCACCTACGAAGGCCTCTACATCGACACCGGCACCCCCGCGGACTACCTGAAGGCCAACCTCCACGCCGCCGCAGGCCTGACCGACCCATCAGCAACCCTCGACGGCACCGCCTCAGAGTCCGTAATCGGCGCCGGCGCGCAGGTCCACGGCCAGATCAACCGGTGCGTCATCTGGCCGGGCGCCACGGTCGCCGCCAACGAAACCCTCCATAGCACCATCCGAGCCGGCACGACCCTGACCGTCCCCGCCTGA
- a CDS encoding Lrp/AsnC family transcriptional regulator: MNTAIVHIDCATDSIPEVAEALAALPGVSEVYSVAGNVDLIAIVRVPQFEDIAEVIAGRISKTPGVLNTESHIAFRAYSKHDLEDAFAIGLPDAD; this comes from the coding sequence GTGAACACCGCGATCGTGCACATCGACTGCGCCACCGACTCGATTCCTGAGGTTGCTGAGGCGCTCGCGGCGCTGCCCGGTGTCAGTGAGGTCTACTCGGTGGCCGGGAACGTCGACCTGATCGCCATTGTGCGGGTGCCGCAGTTCGAGGACATCGCCGAGGTGATCGCCGGGCGGATCTCGAAGACGCCGGGGGTGCTCAACACCGAGTCGCACATTGCGTTCCGGGCGTACTCGAAGCACGACCTCGAGGATGCCTTTGCGATCGGGCTCCCCGACGCTGACTGA
- a CDS encoding PadR family transcriptional regulator: protein MPARPLNATAASLLGFLHEGPLSGWDLVATAQERIGDFWSLTQSQVYRELSSMAADGLVEAQERGRRDRRPFAITDAGREAFAVWVSREPEPEAIRFPLLLTIMFGRYLPPGRLAAIVARHREVHAARLATYEQIEAELPSGAADAEPYAVATLSFGLTYERALLNWFDALPAAVKGEGT, encoded by the coding sequence ATGCCTGCCCGCCCGTTGAACGCCACAGCTGCGTCGTTGCTGGGATTTCTGCATGAGGGGCCGCTGTCAGGCTGGGATCTGGTGGCGACCGCGCAGGAGCGGATCGGGGATTTCTGGTCGCTGACGCAGAGCCAGGTCTACCGGGAGCTCTCCTCGATGGCTGCTGACGGGCTGGTCGAGGCGCAGGAGCGCGGGCGGCGCGACCGGCGGCCCTTTGCCATCACCGACGCCGGCCGGGAGGCTTTTGCCGTCTGGGTGTCGCGGGAGCCCGAGCCGGAGGCCATCCGGTTCCCGTTGCTGCTCACGATCATGTTCGGGCGATATCTTCCGCCGGGACGGTTGGCGGCGATCGTGGCGCGGCACCGGGAGGTGCACGCCGCACGGCTGGCCACCTACGAGCAGATCGAGGCCGAGCTTCCCTCCGGGGCAGCCGACGCCGAGCCGTACGCGGTGGCGACCCTGTCGTTCGGTCTTACCTATGAACGCGCCCTGCTGAACTGGTTCGATGCGCTTCCGGCAGCCGTCAAGGGCGAGGGGACCTGA
- the qcrB gene encoding cytochrome bc1 complex cytochrome b subunit has translation MKRRKLDLAQVPANVGKGLDDRYKAATPLRGLLNKVFPDHWSFLLGEIALFSFIVLLLTGVFLTLFYDPSMREIAYEGAYPALRGTEMSAAYASSLHLSFEVRGGLFMRQMHHWAALLFMASIVVHMARIFFTGAFRKPREANWAIGVALFLLGFLAGFTGYSLPDDGLSGTGLRIASAIMLSIPVVGTWVSASVFGGEFPGEFIIGRFYIAHVLLIPGGLLALISVHLGLVFAQKHTQWPGPGRTNDNVVGERMFPRYALKQGGFFMAVFGVIALMAGLFQINPIWLFGPYRASEVSSASQPDWYVMFMDGLVRLMPAWQIDIPIGDGYVIPPLFWPAVVGLGALTTVPMFYPFIEARRLKDKGSHHLLQRPRDAPERTGLGAMAFTFFIVATISGGNDVIADKFHISLNAMTWAGRIGLVILPPLAYWISVRICLGLQQHDREVLAHGVETGIIKRSPDGRFYEVHQPLGPVDDHGHPLPLDYAGWVVPKKMNRLGALAPAVKGFFYPVEKPAEAPVSPGMPPITAREEREEITSGQQQ, from the coding sequence GTGAAGCGTCGAAAGCTCGATCTGGCCCAGGTCCCCGCCAACGTCGGCAAGGGGCTGGACGATCGCTACAAGGCGGCTACGCCACTGCGCGGCCTGCTGAACAAGGTCTTTCCGGACCACTGGTCCTTCCTGCTGGGTGAAATCGCCCTTTTCTCGTTCATCGTCCTGCTGCTCACCGGTGTCTTCCTGACCCTCTTCTACGACCCGTCGATGCGGGAGATCGCGTACGAGGGTGCCTACCCGGCCCTCCGCGGCACCGAGATGTCGGCGGCGTACGCCTCCTCGCTGCACCTGTCGTTCGAGGTGCGCGGTGGTCTGTTCATGCGCCAGATGCACCACTGGGCGGCGCTGCTGTTCATGGCGTCGATCGTCGTGCACATGGCGCGCATCTTCTTCACCGGGGCATTCCGCAAGCCCCGCGAGGCGAACTGGGCGATCGGCGTCGCGCTGTTCCTGCTCGGCTTCCTCGCCGGCTTCACCGGTTACTCGCTCCCCGACGACGGTCTCTCCGGCACGGGCCTCCGCATCGCCTCGGCGATCATGCTGTCCATCCCGGTCGTCGGCACCTGGGTCTCCGCGTCGGTCTTCGGCGGCGAGTTCCCCGGCGAGTTCATCATCGGCCGCTTCTACATCGCGCACGTCCTGCTCATCCCGGGCGGCCTGCTCGCGCTGATCAGCGTCCACCTGGGCCTGGTCTTCGCGCAGAAGCACACCCAGTGGCCCGGCCCCGGCCGGACCAACGACAACGTCGTGGGTGAGCGCATGTTCCCGCGGTACGCGCTCAAGCAGGGCGGCTTCTTCATGGCCGTCTTCGGCGTGATCGCGCTGATGGCCGGTCTGTTCCAGATCAACCCGATCTGGCTGTTCGGCCCGTACCGCGCCTCCGAGGTGTCCTCGGCCAGCCAGCCCGACTGGTACGTCATGTTCATGGACGGCCTGGTCCGCCTCATGCCGGCCTGGCAGATCGACATCCCGATCGGCGACGGCTACGTGATCCCGCCGCTGTTCTGGCCCGCGGTCGTCGGCCTCGGCGCCCTGACCACGGTCCCGATGTTCTACCCGTTCATCGAGGCCCGCCGTCTCAAGGACAAGGGCTCCCACCACCTGCTCCAGCGGCCGCGCGACGCACCCGAGCGCACCGGCCTCGGCGCGATGGCGTTCACCTTCTTCATCGTCGCGACGATCTCCGGCGGCAACGACGTCATCGCCGACAAGTTCCACATCAGCCTGAACGCGATGACCTGGGCCGGCCGCATCGGCCTGGTGATCCTGCCGCCGCTGGCGTACTGGATCTCCGTCCGCATCTGCCTGGGCCTGCAGCAGCACGACCGCGAGGTCCTCGCCCACGGTGTCGAGACGGGCATCATCAAGCGGTCGCCCGACGGCCGGTTCTACGAGGTCCACCAGCCGCTCGGCCCGGTGGACGACCACGGCCACCCGCTCCCGCTGGACTACGCCGGCTGGGTCGTCCCGAAGAAGATGAACCGCCTCGGCGCCCTGGCGCCCGCGGTGAAGGGCTTCTTCTACCCGGTCGAGAAGCCGGCCGAGGCCCCGGTCTCGCCGGGCATGCCGCCGATCACCGCGCGCGAGGAGCGCGAGGAGATCACCTCCGGCCAGCAGCAGTAA
- a CDS encoding transcriptional regulator, which translates to MSDSKPKPDKYTVLLYSDDLAVRDRIRLAIGVRPAADLSVEFADASTWEECRILLDTYEIDLMVLDGEASPAGGLGIARQTKDEYADPPPTCVVIARAADRWLAAFAQVDATLVHPLDPVTTGQTVAGLLRGRRNGVIPLGTMGTLG; encoded by the coding sequence ATGAGCGACAGCAAGCCGAAGCCGGACAAGTACACCGTCCTGCTCTACAGCGACGATCTCGCGGTCCGCGACCGGATCAGGCTGGCGATCGGCGTCCGTCCCGCCGCCGACCTGTCCGTGGAGTTCGCGGACGCCTCCACCTGGGAGGAGTGCCGGATCCTGCTGGACACGTACGAGATCGATCTGATGGTTCTCGACGGTGAGGCCTCCCCGGCCGGAGGTCTGGGCATCGCCCGCCAGACCAAGGACGAGTACGCCGACCCGCCGCCCACCTGCGTCGTGATCGCCCGTGCCGCCGACCGCTGGCTGGCCGCCTTCGCGCAGGTCGACGCGACCCTGGTGCACCCGCTCGACCCGGTGACCACCGGTCAGACCGTCGCCGGCCTGCTCCGCGGCCGCCGCAACGGCGTGATCCCGCTGGGCACCATGGGCACCCTCGGCTGA
- the ctaE gene encoding aa3-type cytochrome oxidase subunit III — protein sequence MTAAAIDKSRIHSLTRPNMVSVGTIVWLSSELMFFAALFAMYFSIRAADYSQWEKHTEVLKIPYATFFTVILVLSSVTCQLGVFAAEKGDVFALRRWFTITFVMGLIFVLGQANEYRNLVHEGVTLNGDGYGSMFYLTTGFHGLHVTGGLIAFIVFMIRTTMGRFTPAQATSAIVVSYYWHFVDVVWIALFAIIYWLQ from the coding sequence GTGACAGCGGCAGCCATCGACAAGAGCCGGATCCACTCGCTGACCCGACCCAACATGGTCAGCGTGGGGACCATCGTGTGGCTCTCCAGTGAACTCATGTTCTTCGCGGCCTTGTTCGCCATGTACTTCTCCATCCGTGCTGCGGACTACAGCCAGTGGGAGAAGCACACCGAGGTCCTCAAGATCCCGTACGCGACGTTCTTCACCGTCATCCTCGTGCTGTCCTCGGTCACGTGCCAGCTCGGCGTGTTCGCGGCGGAGAAGGGCGACGTCTTTGCGCTGCGACGCTGGTTCACCATCACCTTCGTCATGGGCCTGATCTTCGTGCTCGGCCAGGCGAACGAGTACCGCAACCTCGTCCACGAGGGCGTGACCCTCAACGGCGACGGCTACGGCTCGATGTTCTACCTGACGACGGGCTTCCACGGTCTGCACGTCACGGGCGGTCTGATCGCCTTCATCGTCTTCATGATCCGCACCACCATGGGCCGGTTCACTCCGGCGCAGGCGACCTCGGCGATCGTCGTGTCGTACTACTGGCACTTCGTCGACGTCGTGTGGATCGCGCTGTTCGCCATCATCTACTGGCTGCAGTAG
- the trpD gene encoding anthranilate phosphoribosyltransferase, translated as MGARTWPNLLSALLRAEELSAQDTAWAMGEIMAGNATPVQVAGFAVALRAKGETPGELSGLVQAMLANATVVDLPEDVRADSVDVVGTGGDRAHTVNISTMAAIITAASGVKVVKHGNRAASSACGTADLLEYFGIPLDLGPEGVKRTVAEAGIGFCFAARYHPGMRHASVTRRELGHPTFFNVLGPLTNPARPRAAAVGCFDQRMAPVMAEVFAGRGDSALVMRGEDGLDEFTTAAPTRVWLVREGTVTESVVDAVDLGLPRSEPGDLRGGDAAFNADAALRMFAGEKGPIRDAVLVNVAAALGAHAGFPGEFADTMRAGIARAAETVDSGAATALLGRWVEAAKAAKAAETV; from the coding sequence ATGGGCGCACGTACCTGGCCGAACCTGCTGAGCGCCCTGCTGCGGGCCGAGGAGCTGTCGGCGCAGGACACCGCCTGGGCCATGGGCGAGATCATGGCGGGCAACGCCACACCGGTGCAGGTCGCCGGTTTTGCGGTGGCGCTGCGGGCCAAGGGTGAAACGCCCGGGGAGCTGTCCGGCCTGGTCCAGGCGATGCTGGCCAACGCCACGGTCGTGGATCTGCCGGAGGATGTCCGGGCCGACTCGGTCGACGTGGTCGGCACCGGCGGCGACCGGGCCCACACGGTCAACATCTCCACGATGGCCGCGATCATCACGGCGGCCTCCGGCGTCAAGGTCGTCAAACACGGCAACCGCGCAGCCTCCTCGGCCTGCGGCACCGCCGACCTGCTCGAATACTTCGGCATCCCGCTGGATCTCGGTCCCGAGGGTGTCAAGCGGACGGTCGCGGAGGCCGGGATCGGCTTCTGCTTCGCCGCCCGCTATCACCCGGGCATGCGGCACGCCTCGGTGACACGGCGCGAGCTGGGCCACCCGACGTTCTTCAACGTCCTGGGCCCGCTGACCAACCCCGCCCGGCCCCGCGCGGCGGCCGTCGGCTGTTTCGATCAGCGGATGGCGCCGGTGATGGCCGAGGTCTTCGCCGGCCGCGGCGACTCGGCCCTGGTCATGCGGGGTGAGGACGGCCTCGACGAGTTCACCACCGCGGCACCGACGCGGGTGTGGCTCGTCCGGGAGGGCACGGTCACGGAGTCCGTGGTGGACGCTGTCGACCTCGGCCTGCCCCGCAGCGAGCCCGGCGACCTGCGCGGTGGCGACGCGGCATTCAACGCCGACGCGGCGCTGCGGATGTTCGCCGGCGAGAAGGGCCCGATCCGCGACGCTGTGCTGGTCAACGTGGCTGCCGCGCTGGGCGCGCATGCGGGCTTCCCGGGCGAGTTCGCCGACACGATGCGTGCGGGCATCGCACGGGCCGCGGAGACCGTCGACTCGGGTGCCGCCACGGCGCTGCTCGGGCGCTGGGTCGAGGCCGCAAAGGCCGCCAAAGCCGCCGAAACAGTCTGA
- a CDS encoding NUDIX hydrolase — MKIPRRLRGVAYQTFYRLPHPVRRRVVRLIVPKYLVGAVAIIKDSEAADPGRLLLLRQPPGRSWGLPAGLLKKAEAPEVGAARELAEESGVVLDPTDLTPATPNAVVHAKGWVDMIYLGQVPASTTPLVVDGGEVLEAGWFSLADLPRLTPNTAKVLGLYGMGPNAS, encoded by the coding sequence GTGAAAATCCCTCGGCGGTTGCGTGGCGTCGCGTACCAGACGTTCTACCGGCTGCCGCACCCCGTGCGCCGCCGTGTCGTCCGCCTGATCGTCCCCAAATATCTGGTCGGCGCGGTCGCCATCATCAAGGACTCGGAGGCCGCCGACCCGGGCCGTCTCCTCCTGCTCCGCCAGCCCCCCGGCCGCAGCTGGGGCCTGCCCGCAGGCCTCCTCAAAAAAGCCGAAGCACCCGAGGTCGGCGCGGCCCGCGAGCTCGCCGAGGAGTCCGGCGTCGTCCTCGACCCGACCGACCTCACCCCGGCCACCCCCAACGCCGTCGTCCACGCCAAGGGCTGGGTCGACATGATCTACCTGGGCCAGGTCCCCGCCTCGACCACCCCCCTGGTCGTCGACGGCGGCGAGGTCCTCGAGGCCGGCTGGTTCTCCCTCGCCGACCTCCCCCGCCTCACCCCCAACACCGCCAAGGTCCTCGGCCTCTACGGCATGGGCCCCAACGCGTCATGA
- the qcrA gene encoding cytochrome bc1 complex Rieske iron-sulfur subunit: protein MTVVKDGAHGAGTEPVDVNDPRLSRFDIVREGARRDDIEIVTYESQFLGTNSKAEKRVVRNIAFLFLLSGAAALVFLVFYIVWPWEFELGATDSDFFTPILGISLGVSLLALGFAILAWAKKLLPHEVSIQDRHNTPSSDEDRLITGQTIAYLGEELGVQRRPLLKGAIGLGLAPLGLVAAAPLIGGLIENPHKDDEPMMYHTGFDPVPNDGNLVRLTREDGTPVRPEDVSVGGQITVFPGIPGGATNHYADSPTLLIHLRSTDAEDARGRNAADATNANSMWGNYIAYSKICTHAGCPASLYEQQTNRLLCPCHQSQFLITDNARPIFGPASRRLPQLPIEVDAEGFFVAASDYKEAIGPDFWERP, encoded by the coding sequence ATGACCGTTGTGAAGGACGGGGCGCACGGCGCCGGCACCGAGCCGGTCGACGTCAACGACCCGCGGCTGTCCCGCTTCGACATCGTCCGCGAGGGCGCCCGGCGCGACGACATCGAGATCGTCACGTACGAGTCGCAGTTCCTGGGCACCAACTCCAAGGCCGAGAAGCGCGTCGTGCGCAACATCGCCTTCCTGTTCCTGCTCTCCGGCGCGGCGGCGCTCGTCTTCCTGGTCTTCTACATCGTGTGGCCGTGGGAGTTCGAGCTCGGCGCCACCGACAGCGACTTCTTCACGCCGATTCTCGGCATCTCGCTGGGCGTCTCGCTGCTGGCGCTCGGCTTCGCGATCCTCGCCTGGGCCAAGAAGCTCCTGCCCCACGAGGTCTCGATCCAGGACCGGCACAACACGCCGTCCAGCGACGAGGACCGGCTGATCACGGGTCAGACCATCGCGTACCTCGGTGAGGAGCTGGGTGTCCAGCGCCGCCCGCTGCTCAAGGGGGCGATCGGCCTCGGCCTCGCGCCGCTGGGCCTGGTCGCGGCGGCGCCGCTGATCGGCGGGCTCATCGAGAACCCGCACAAGGACGACGAGCCGATGATGTACCACACCGGCTTCGACCCCGTCCCGAACGACGGCAACCTGGTCCGCCTCACCCGTGAGGACGGCACCCCGGTCCGGCCCGAGGACGTCAGCGTTGGCGGTCAGATCACGGTGTTCCCCGGCATCCCGGGCGGCGCGACCAACCACTACGCGGACTCGCCGACCCTGCTGATCCACCTGCGGTCGACCGACGCCGAGGACGCCCGGGGCCGCAACGCCGCGGACGCGACCAACGCGAACTCGATGTGGGGCAACTACATCGCGTACTCGAAGATCTGCACCCACGCCGGCTGCCCCGCCAGCCTGTACGAGCAGCAGACCAACCGTCTGCTCTGCCCGTGCCACCAGTCGCAGTTCCTGATCACCGACAACGCCCGCCCGATCTTCGGTCCCGCCAGTCGCCGTCTGCCCCAGTTGCCCATCGAGGTGGACGCCGAGGGCTTCTTCGTGGCAGCGTCGGACTACAAGGAGGCCATCGGGCCTGACTTCTGGGAGCGGCCGTGA
- a CDS encoding cytochrome c oxidase subunit 4: protein MKTEYKIFAGVAVFLFGAATVYGIWTHGQTGQLEWIGVVALILSGLLCSMCGGFFWFVARRIDLRPEDREDGEIAEGAGEVGFFSPGSYWPFGLALAAAIAGLGLVFWMWWLVALGMILVVFAACGLLFEYYSGTRHPAEH, encoded by the coding sequence TTGAAGACCGAATACAAGATCTTCGCCGGCGTCGCCGTCTTCCTCTTCGGTGCGGCCACCGTGTACGGCATCTGGACCCACGGTCAGACCGGGCAGCTGGAGTGGATCGGCGTTGTCGCCCTCATCCTCTCCGGCCTGCTCTGCTCGATGTGCGGCGGCTTCTTCTGGTTCGTCGCCCGGCGTATCGACCTGCGTCCCGAGGACCGCGAGGACGGTGAGATCGCGGAGGGCGCCGGCGAGGTCGGCTTCTTCAGCCCGGGCAGCTACTGGCCGTTCGGTCTGGCGCTGGCCGCCGCGATCGCCGGTCTGGGACTGGTGTTCTGGATGTGGTGGCTGGTCGCCCTGGGCATGATCCTGGTGGTCTTCGCTGCCTGCGGCCTGCTGTTCGAGTACTACTCGGGCACCCGCCACCCGGCCGAGCACTGA
- the qcrC gene encoding cytochrome bc1 complex diheme cytochrome c subunit gives MTSDTPAGRRFRVFNRRRSAPSRARRRLGAAVRMLAALALAGGVYTAFAPGAFADDTRQLSASAQEGKALFDNSCISCHGRNAEGVEGRGPTLIGVGSASVEFQVGTGRMPMTRQEAQAEEKRPVFDKAETKQMGQYIQELGGGPQIPGGELTDDLKENPEALAAGGELFRINCTSCHGFGGGGGALSSGKYAPSLHDATTQEIYAAMLTGPQNMPVFGDNELSPDEKREIITYVKMQLQEDRDPGGLFNLGRYGPVTEGLAIFVVGITLLVFTSLWIAGKS, from the coding sequence ATGACTTCTGACACCCCCGCCGGCCGGCGCTTCCGGGTGTTCAACCGGCGGCGGTCGGCCCCGAGCCGGGCGCGCCGGCGCCTCGGCGCGGCTGTCCGCATGCTCGCCGCGCTGGCGCTGGCCGGAGGCGTCTACACCGCCTTCGCCCCGGGTGCGTTCGCCGATGACACCCGTCAGCTCTCCGCCTCCGCGCAGGAGGGCAAGGCGCTCTTCGACAACAGCTGCATCAGCTGCCACGGCCGCAACGCCGAGGGTGTCGAGGGTCGTGGCCCGACCCTGATCGGCGTCGGCTCGGCCTCCGTCGAGTTCCAGGTCGGCACCGGCCGCATGCCGATGACCCGCCAGGAGGCCCAGGCCGAGGAGAAGCGGCCGGTCTTCGACAAGGCCGAGACGAAGCAGATGGGCCAGTACATCCAGGAGCTGGGTGGCGGACCGCAGATCCCGGGCGGCGAGCTGACCGACGACCTGAAGGAGAACCCCGAGGCGCTGGCCGCCGGTGGCGAACTCTTCCGCATCAACTGCACCTCCTGCCACGGCTTCGGCGGCGGCGGCGGTGCCCTCTCCTCCGGCAAGTACGCGCCGAGCCTGCACGACGCGACCACCCAGGAGATCTACGCGGCGATGCTCACCGGACCGCAGAACATGCCGGTCTTCGGCGACAACGAGCTCAGCCCGGACGAGAAGCGCGAGATCATCACGTACGTCAAGATGCAGCTGCAGGAGGACAGGGACCCGGGCGGCCTGTTCAACCTCGGCCGGTACGGCCCGGTCACCGAGGGCCTGGCGATCTTCGTCGTCGGCATCACGCTCCTGGTCTTCACGTCGCTGTGGATTGCGGGGAAGTCATGA
- the ctaC gene encoding aa3-type cytochrome oxidase subunit II — protein MLLALLSGCSVDGIGSAFGGFGWPQGGISLQAHKMYDLWIASTIAALIVGVFVWGLIFWCVIRYRKRGDKLPVQTRFNMPMEVLYTVTPVLIVAVLFYYTAIVQTDVDKLSAKPDMTVEVVAFKWNWQFNYRDAPGAEAKTVASTLGSSDVIPLLVLPTGKKIRFEETSKDVIHSFWVPEMLFKRDVFPGNVRNTFEVTLDKEGRYVGRCAELCGTYHAFMQFELVVVSPEKFDQFLAAKEAGSSTQDAMGVIGYTGDDRFAITTQPFDTRRHGQSWNQNNDPVAAGK, from the coding sequence ATGCTGCTGGCCCTGCTGTCGGGCTGTTCCGTCGACGGGATCGGAAGCGCCTTCGGTGGCTTCGGATGGCCGCAGGGCGGCATCAGCCTGCAGGCCCACAAGATGTACGACCTCTGGATCGCCTCGACGATCGCCGCGCTGATCGTGGGCGTGTTCGTCTGGGGCCTGATCTTCTGGTGTGTCATCCGGTACCGCAAGCGTGGCGACAAGCTGCCCGTGCAGACCCGGTTCAACATGCCGATGGAGGTCCTCTACACGGTCACGCCGGTGCTGATCGTCGCGGTGCTCTTCTACTACACGGCGATCGTGCAGACCGACGTGGACAAGCTGTCGGCCAAGCCGGACATGACCGTCGAGGTCGTCGCGTTCAAGTGGAACTGGCAGTTCAACTACCGCGATGCGCCCGGCGCCGAGGCCAAGACGGTCGCGTCGACGCTCGGCTCGAGTGACGTCATCCCGCTGCTGGTCCTGCCCACGGGCAAGAAGATCCGCTTCGAGGAGACCAGCAAGGACGTCATCCACTCGTTCTGGGTCCCGGAGATGCTCTTCAAGCGCGACGTGTTCCCGGGCAACGTGCGCAACACCTTCGAGGTGACCCTCGACAAGGAGGGCCGCTACGTCGGTCGCTGCGCCGAGCTCTGCGGCACGTACCACGCCTTCATGCAGTTCGAGCTGGTGGTCGTCTCCCCGGAGAAGTTCGACCAGTTCCTCGCGGCGAAGGAGGCGGGTTCCTCCACCCAGGACGCGATGGGCGTGATCGGTTACACCGGTGACGACCGCTTCGCGATCACTACCCAGCCGTTCGACACCCGCCGGCACGGGCAGTCCTGGAACCAGAACAACGATCCCGTCGCGGCAGGGAAGTAG